One genomic window of Pseudomonas aeruginosa includes the following:
- a CDS encoding DUF6685 family protein codes for MSSNSRSNSTFTGRLSALANRLRLGAARSDGRELRERAAALELPFQPLRRPEPSVWWQAGPPLHTLVDLPRGALSGPVQEDKAEAHAVLKRLVRVSHSTLESVDLKTIEGVCSREILVQAPCPRLEDLATAEVCRGVRIISYKDFVKALSLALPRFTNGDSIRLRQAAWHGERLFWAGERQACAFAAAIVYARRRELELKLPAHLERYELEPGALDELEQRYHMLRIPTQAWSEPTFMSLLLDTGLPYARLALFTPETPECLLLPRNDERADALGEGLRAAGAADVVKYLKQL; via the coding sequence ATGAGTTCCAACTCGCGTAGCAACAGCACCTTCACCGGTCGCCTTTCCGCACTCGCCAACCGCCTGCGCCTGGGTGCCGCGCGAAGCGATGGCCGGGAGCTGCGCGAACGGGCGGCCGCCCTCGAGCTGCCGTTCCAGCCATTGCGACGGCCGGAGCCGAGCGTCTGGTGGCAGGCCGGACCGCCCCTGCACACCCTGGTCGACCTGCCGCGCGGCGCGCTGTCCGGCCCGGTCCAGGAAGACAAGGCGGAAGCCCACGCGGTCCTCAAGCGCCTGGTGCGGGTCAGCCACTCCACCCTGGAGTCGGTCGACCTGAAGACCATCGAAGGCGTATGCAGCCGCGAGATCCTCGTCCAGGCACCTTGCCCACGCCTGGAAGACCTGGCCACGGCCGAGGTCTGCCGGGGCGTACGGATCATCAGCTACAAGGATTTCGTCAAGGCCCTGAGCCTGGCCCTGCCGCGTTTCACCAACGGCGACAGCATCCGCCTGCGCCAGGCCGCCTGGCACGGCGAGCGCCTGTTCTGGGCGGGCGAACGTCAGGCCTGCGCCTTCGCCGCGGCGATCGTCTACGCCCGCCGCCGCGAACTGGAACTGAAGCTGCCGGCACACCTGGAACGCTACGAACTGGAGCCCGGCGCGCTGGACGAACTGGAACAGCGCTACCACATGCTGCGGATTCCGACCCAGGCCTGGTCCGAGCCGACCTTCATGAGCCTGCTGCTGGATACCGGCCTGCCCTATGCGCGACTCGCCCTGTTCACCCCGGAAACCCCGGAGTGCCTGTTGCTGCCCCGCAACGACGAACGCGCCGATGCCCTCGGCGAAGGTCTGCGGGCGGCTGGCGCGGCAGACGTGGTGAAGTATCTGAAGCAACTGTAG
- a CDS encoding DUF2835 domain-containing protein: protein MPSLIMDIALSGERLQAIYGGRANRVLLRSRDGRRVNLPAHHLRPFIGHDGVHGTFRLDFSEDGRLLALQRLA, encoded by the coding sequence ATGCCCAGTCTCATCATGGATATCGCCCTGTCCGGCGAACGCCTGCAGGCCATCTACGGCGGCAGGGCCAATCGGGTCCTGCTGCGCAGCCGCGACGGTCGCCGGGTGAACCTGCCGGCCCATCACCTGCGTCCGTTCATCGGCCACGATGGCGTGCATGGCACGTTCCGCCTCGATTTCAGCGAGGATGGCCGCCTGCTGGCGCTGCAACGCCTCGCCTGA